The genomic region TCCGGATTCAAGTTTTACCAACTTTGCCAGCCTGAAGTTGATGATGGATTCCTTTCTATCTTCCCATGGCTTCACTTTTTCTTTCCAACCATTTGCCCGTTTCCAGGACTTTGACCGCCAAGTCAAGGAACGCAAGCCATCTCTGGTCTTTCTGCCGGAATGGTATCTCAAGCAGGATGGCAACGGCAATAACTTCAAACCATTCATGGTCCCTGTATACCGAGGGGTCACTCACTACCGTAAAGTTCTGCTGGTTGGCGCCAACTCGGACCTGACCTTATCAATGCTTGCCGGACCGACCATAGCCATGACTCCCGTTGGCCCAGCCGGCATAACCATGCTCAATGAGACAATTTTCAAGGAACACGGACTAGAAGCCAACACCTTGAACTTCATCACCACCACCAAAGACTCAGATGCCCTGTTTGCCCTGGCG from Desulfobulbaceae bacterium harbors:
- a CDS encoding phosphate/phosphite/phosphonate ABC transporter substrate-binding protein, encoding MRLLSKIHHKNLVGLLLLLLAIPHLTGSTASAHFFYFNPDSSFTNFASLKLMMDSFLSSHGFTFSFQPFARFQDFDRQVKERKPSLVFLPEWYLKQDGNGNNFKPFMVPVYRGVTHYRKVLLVGANSDLTLSMLAGPTIAMTPVGPAGITMLNETIFKEHGLEANTLNFITTTKDSDALFALALGQVQAALISQNNLESIGKINPNILKTVKILAVSSPIPLPILCYAEGVLTPQELDKMRTSLLTGKHDKNTAQLMELLNIDDWQSPTL